GCGAAAATTCACGCCGCCAAACACGGCACTGGCGACGGCCAACCCGACCCTTACGGCACGCCGTTCTATCAGCGCGTCAGACGGCTGGTGGAGTGGTGCGTGCGCCGACGCAAAACGGTGATCGTGCTGACCATCGTGATGTTCGTCGCGTCCGTGGTGCTGTTCCGTTTCGTGCCGCAGCAGTTCTTCCCGGCATCGGGGCGACTGGAATTGATGGTTGATCTGAAACTCGCCGAAGGTGCCTCCCTGAGCAACACCGCCGAGGAGGTCAAGCGTCTCGAAGGCCTGCTCAAGGATCACGCCGGGATCGACAACTATGTGGCTTATGTCGGCACCGGTTCGCCGCGTTTCTACCTGCCGCTGGACCAGCAACTTCCGGCTGCAAGCTTTGCGCAATTTGTTGTCCTGGCCAAAACCATCGAAGACCGCGAAGCCCTGCGCACTTGGCTGATCGAAACCCTCAATGAACAATTCCCGGCCCTGCGCTCGCGGGTCACGCGTCTGGAAAACGGCCCGCCGGTTGGCTATCCGGTGCAGTTCCGGGTCACCGGTGAGAACATTGCGGACGTCCGCGCCCTGGCGCGTAAAGTCGCGGCCAAGGTTCGCGAGAACCCACACGTGGCCAACGTGCATCTGGATTGGGAAGAGCCGAGCAAAGTCGTGTACCTGAACGTCGATCAGGATCGCGCGCGGGCGCTGGGCGTGAGCACGGCGAACCTCTCGGGGTTCCTGCGAAGCTCGCTGACCGGCTCCAGTGTCAGTCAGTACCGCGAAGACAACGAATTGATCGAGATCCTGCTGCGCGGCACGGTGCATGAGCGCACTGAACTGGCATTGCTGCCGAGCCTGGCCGTGCCGACCGACAACGGTCGCAGCGTGGCGCTGTCGCAGATTGCCACGCTGGAATACGGCTTCGAAGAAGGCATCATCTGGCACCGTAACCGCCTGCCCAACGTGACGGTTCGCGCCGACATCTACGGCAAGGAACAACCGGCGACACTGGTGCAGCAAATCATGCCGACCCTCGATCCGATCCGCGCCGAACTGCCGGACGGCTATCTGCTGGAAGTCGGCGGTACGGTGGAAGACTCGGCCCGTGGGCAGAACTCGGTGAAGGCCGGCGTGCCGCTGTTCATCGTGGTGGTGCTGACGTTGCTGATGCTGCAACTGCGCAGTTTCTCTCGCACTGCCATGGTGTTTCTGACAGCGCCGCTGGGGTTGATCGGGGTGACGTTGTTTCTGATGGTGTTCCGTCAGCCGTTCGGTTTCGTCGCCATGCTCGGGACCATCGCGCTGTCCGGGATGATCATGCGTAACTCGGTGATTCTGGTGGATCAGATCGAGCAGGACATTGCTGCCGGGCTCAAGCCCTGGCAGGCGATCATCGAGGCGACGGTGCGACGTTTCCGGCCGATTGTGTTGACCGCGCTGGCGGCGGTGCTGGCGATGATTCCATTATCGCGCAGTGTGTTTTTCGGGCCGATGGCGGTGGCGATCATGGGCGGGCTGATTGTGGCGACGGCGTTGACGTTGCTGTTCTTGCCGGCGTTGTATGCGGCTTGGTTCAGAGTGAAAAAAGAACCGGTTTGATCTTGGCGGCCTTCGGGCCGACCATGTTCTTGTTGGTGGTGTACATATCCATTTCTGCGGTAACGGCGGCTTATGGTTTCGCCCTTACGGCGACTCCCTTTTTTACAAGCGCCTAAAAAAGGAAGCAAAAAACGCTCGCCCCAAGCGTCCGGCCCCTCGCTAAGGCTCGGGGTTCCTTCGCTCCGGTATCCATCTGGGGGCATCGCCCTACGGTTGGCTTCGCTTCAACCTACATGCGATGTGTTCGACTGCGTCGAACGGCGCTGCGCGCCAATCCCCAGATGAACACCTCCACTCAGCCTCCCGAAGGGGCGGGTGAATCAAGATCAAAAGCGGCAGGCGAGCTAACGCTCGGCCTGTAGTTTGGCGGGTGTACGCCGCTCCATCGTAGGGGGGAGCGGTGCGGCGATCCGACTTGCCCGCGAAGGCGGCCTGACAGCCGATCAGTCCATGGCGGGTGCAATCTTTTGACGTTGGTTTTCAAGATCAAAAGATCGCAGCCTGCGGCAGCTCGCTTGTCTCAGAATCGTTTGAAACTGAGTCAAATGATCGGAATATTGTATTCAGAACTCAGTTTCGTGAGTTTTTGAGACAGCATTCGTGGAGGCGAGCTTGATAGTCGATGATCAACCGCGTGCTCGATAATCTAGATCCGCAGACGTAGCACAAATGAAAAGCCCGCTGCCCCCTTAAAAGGTCAGCGGGCTTTTTGTTGAGTCTGATTATTCCCAACCCATGGAAACGATCAGGTGACGGCTCAGAACAATATCTTCGCCACATCCGCGAAGCGCTTGGCAAAGTGCACGGTAATCCCTTCTTTCAGGTATTCCGGCAACTCTTCGAAATTACCCCGATTAGGCTCCGGCAAAATCAGTTCATTGATCTTCTGCCGACGCGCTGCGATGACTTTTTCGCGCACGCCGCCAATCGGCAGTACATGCCCGGTCAGCGTTAGTTCACCGGTCATGGCTACGCCTTTTTTCGGTGGCTGGTTACGGGCGAGCGAAAGCAGGGCACTGGCCATGGTCACGCCGGCGCTCGGGCCGTCTTTCGGCGTTGCGCCTTCCGGTACGTGGAGGTGGACGAAGGCTTCATCGAAGAATGTCGGGTCACCACCGAATTGCTTCAGATGGGAGCTGACGTAGCTGTAGGCAATTTCTGCCGACTCTTTCATCACGTCCCCCAGTTGCCCGGTGAGTTTGAAGCCTCGGTTGAGGGTGTGGATGCGCGTGGCTTCGATCGGCAGGGTCGCGCCGCCCATGCTGGTCCAGGCCAGCCCGGTGATCACGCCGACGCCGGACAGCACTTGCTCGTTGCGGAACACCGGGCGGCCGAGTGAGGCTTCCAGGTCTTTGGGGCCGAGTTTGATGACGGCTTTCGGTTCATCGAGCAGTTTCATCACCGCTTTGCGCACCAGTTTGCCGAGGTTTTTCTCCAGCTGACGGACTCCGGCCTCACGGGCATAGCCGTCGATCAAGGCCCTCAATGCAGTGTCGCTAATGCTCAAGTTGCCTTTGGATACGCCGGCCTTTTCCAGCTGTTTCGGCCACAGGTGACGCTTGGCGATGGCAACTTTTTCTTCGGTGATGTAACCCGACAGGCGAATCACTTCCATCCGGTCCAGCAACGGGCCGGGGATCGAGTCCAGGGTGTTGGCGGTGCAGACGAATAGCACTTTCGACAGGTCCAGGCGCAAGTCCAGGTAATGGTCGAGGAATTCGACGTTCTGTTCCGGGTCGAGGGTTTCCAGCAGCGCCGAGGCCGGGTCGCCCTGGTAGCTCTGGCCCATCTTGTCGATCTCGTCGAGCATGATCACCGGGTTCATCACTTCGACGTCTTTCAACGCCTGGACGAGTTTGCCCGGTTGTGCGCCGATGTAGGTGCGGCGATGGCCCTTGATCTCGGCTTCGTCACGCATGCCGCCAACGCTGAAGCGGTAGAACGGTCGACCGAGGGATTCGGCGATGGATTTACCAACGCTGGTCTTGCCCACGCCCGGCGGGCCCACCAGCAACACGATGGAGCCGCTGATCTCGCCTTTATAGGCACCGACTGCGAGGAACTCGAGGATGCGGTCCTTGATGTCGTCGAGGCCGGCGTGGTGTTTGTCCAGCACCTTGCGCGCATGCTTGAGGTCGAGTTTGTCCTCGCCATACACGCCCCACGGCACCGAAGTCGCCCAATCGAGGTAGTTGCGGGTCACCGCGTATTCCGGCGATCCGGTTTCGAGGATCGACAGTTTGTTCATTTCCTCAACGATGCGTTTCTGCGCCTGGGGCGACAACACCTTGCCCGTCAGGCGTTGCTCGAACTGTTCGATGTCGGCGCTGCGATCGTCCTTGGTCAGCCCCAGCTCTTGCTGGATGACCTTGAGTTGTTCCTTAAGGAAGAACTCGCGCTGATGTTCGCCAATCTTGCGGTTAACTTCAGCGGAAATCTCTTTCTGCAAGCGCGCGACTTCGACTTCCTTGCGCAGCATCGGCAGGACTTTTTCCATGCGCTTGAGCATCGGCACGCAGTCGAGCACTTCTTGCAACTCGCTGCCCGTGGCCGAGGTCAGGGCGGCGGCGAAGTCGGTCAGGGGCGACGGATCGTTGGGGCTGAAGCGGTTGAGGTAGTTTTTCAACTCTTCGCTGTACAGCGGGTTCAGCGGCAGCAGCTCCTTGATCGCATTGATCAGCGCCATGCCGTAGGCCTTGACCTCGTCGGTCGGCTCGGTGGGCTGGTGCGGGTATTCGACTTCCACCAGGTACGGTGGGCGATGGTGCTTGAGCCAGGTTTTGATGCGCACCCGGGTCAGGCCCTGGGCGACGAATTGCAGTTTGCCGTTTTCGCGGCTGGCATGATGGACTTTGACCAGCGTGCCGTATTCCGGCAGGGCTTTGGTATCGAAATGGCGCGGGTTGTCCTGGGGGGCGTCCATGAAGAACAGGGCCAGGGAATGGTGGTCGGACTGGCTCACCAGTTCGAGAGTCTCGGCCCACGGCTCTTCGTTGACGATCACCGGCAGCACTTGCGCCGGGAAGAAAGGCCGGTTGTGGATCGGGATGATGTAGACCTTGTCCGGCAGGTTCTGGCCAGGCAGGGTGAGGCCTTTGCCGGGTGCATGGTGTTCGGCGTTGTCTGTTTCTGCGTATTCGCTCGGGTCTTCGGGAAATTCTTGCTGGTCGGTCATGGGGCACCTGCGCAATAGGGTATGGATCTTAGATGGGGCAGGTGGGGGGTGGTTTCAATGGCCCTGGCTATTTCAGAGTGTGTGTTCAGGGTTTTGACAGGTGCGGGTGGATCAAGGTCAAAAGCCAGATCAAAAGATGCACGCCGCCCTACAGGGATTTTGGGGATGGCGGGGATTGCAGCGCCCACAAAAAAAGGCGACGCCCCTCACAGGGCGTCGCCTTTGTTTTAACTGCCGCTACCGCTTATTCCGACAGTTTGTACGCAATCACATAGTCACCTTGCTTGGTGCCCAACGAGCCGTGACCACCCGCAACAACGAGCACGTATTGCTTGCCGTCCTTGCCGGTGTAGGTCATCGGTGTGGTTTGCGCGCCGGCTGGCAGGCGGCCTTCCCACAGCTGCTTGCCGTTTTTCACGTCGTAGGCGCGCAGGTACTGGTCGAGGGTGCCGCTCAGGAAGGCCACGCCACCGGCAGTGGTGAAGGTCCCGCCCAGGCTCGGTACGCCCATGCTCAGAGGGATCGGAACCGGCGAGCTGTCGCGCACGGTGCCGTTCTTGTGCTTCCAGATGGTTTTGTGGGTGGTCAGGTCGACCGCCGCCACGTAACCCCACGCCGGTGCCTGGCACGGAAGGCCCATTGGCGACAGCAGGGCTTCGAGGATCACGCCGTATGGCGCGCCTTTGTTGGGCTGTACGCCTTGGGTTTCGCTGACGCGAGGGCCTTGTTTGGCGATTTCGGCGGCCGGGATCAGTTTCGATTTGAACGCCATGTAGCTCGGGTTCACGAAAGCAATCTGACGCACCGGGTCAACCGACATGCCGCCCCAGTCGAACACGCCGAAGTTACCCGGATAAACGATCGAGCCTTGCAGCGATGGCGGCGTGAACATGCCGTCGTAACGCAGGGATTTGAAGTCGATCCGGCACAGCATCTGATCGAACGGGGTCACGCCCCACATGTCGCGTTCCTTGAGGGTCGGCGGCACGAAGTTCAGGTCGGACATCGGTTGGGTCGGCGAAGTGTGGTCGCCTTCCACCGCGCCTTGCGGTACCGGGATTTCATTGATCGGCACGATCGGTTGGCCGTTGCTGCGGTCCAGCACGTAGATGCTGCCTTGCTTGGTGGACGCGAGCACCGCCGGTTTCACACCGTCTGCGGTTTTCAGGTCCATCAGGGTTGGCTGGCCACCGACGTCCATGTCCCACAGGTCATGGTGAGTGAACTGGAAGTGCCAGCGCACTTTGCCGGTGGCGATGTCCAGCGCGGTCAGGCCGGCGGAGTGCAGTTCCGATTCAGGGGTACGCGCGCCACCGAACTGATCCGGGGTCTGGTTGCCCATCGGCAGGTAGAGCATGCCGAGTTTTTCGTCGACGGCGAACATGGACCACATGTTCGGTGAGTTGCGGGTGTAGACCTTGCCTTCGGCAATCGGCGTGGTGTCGTCCGGATTGCCGCTGTCCCAGTTCCACACCAGTTTGCCGGTGTGCACGTCGAACGCGCGGATGACGCCGCTTGGCTCGTCGGTGGAAACGTTGTCGGTGACGTGGCCGCCAATCACCACCAGGTCTTTGGTGACCGCCGGTGGCGAAGTGGAGTAGTAACCACCAGGGGTGAAGCTGCCGATGTTGGCGGTCAGGTCGACCTGGCCACCGTTACCGAAGTCTTCGCACATCTTGCCGGTGTCGGCGTTCAGGGCGATCAGGCGGGTGTCGGCGGTCGGCAGGAAGATCCGGCGCGGGCAGACGCTGGTCACTGGCGCGTTGGCAGTGCCGGTCGGGCTCTGCTCGGACGCGTAGGCGGCATCATCGTGATAGGTCACGCCACGGCAGGTCATGTGCGCCCAACCCTTGAAGTTCGCCGCGTTCTGCGTGGAGAGCTTCGGATCGAAACGCCAGATTTCCTTGCCGGTGTCCGGGTCCAGTGCGATCACCTGGCTGTGCGGCGTGCAGACATAGAGCATGCCGTTGGCTTTGAGCGGGGTGTTTTCGGCGGTGGTTTCGCCCGGGTCGTTCGGGCCAGGCAAGTCACCGGTGCGGAACGTCCAGGCGGGAACCAGTTTGCTGACGTTCTGCGGGGTGATTTGCGCCAGTGGCGAGTAGCGATCGCCATGGGCACTGCGGCCGTAGGAGTTCCAGTCGCCATCCGGCATGGCCGGGGCGGTGTTGCTCATGCCAGGCACAGCGTCACGGTCCAGTTGGCCTTTGATTTCACCAGGGTTGGTGAACAGGCTGGCCAGCGCGGCGATACCGGCGATGACCACGGCAGCACTCAGCACACCGGTGCCGACCGGGTTGAAGTCGCCGCGACGCAACGGGCGACGAAACCATGGCAGCAGCATGACGATGCCGAGGGTAAAGAGCAGCGCCAGACGCGGCACCAGTTGCCACCAGTCCAGACCGACTTCCCACAGTGCCCAGACGGTACTGGCGAACAGCACCATAGCGTACACGCTCAGCGCCGCATAACGGTCGGCCAGCAGCAGCCCACCGGCCACCATCAGGCCGATACCGGCCAGCAGGTAATACAGCGAGCCGCCGAGCATGCTCAGCTTGATCCCCCCGGCCAGCAAGGCCAGGCCCATTAGTAGAAGCAGAATGCCGAGCAGGGTCGGCAATAAACGGCTTCGACTCAAAGCACCATCAGTGCTCATAGTGTGGTTCTCCGTGACGTTTTAAGTAGTGCCGCGCAAGTTCACTGTAGATGACGATCTGGCGCGGGCATGGTTCATCGAAAAAGTGTTTGGTTGATGCGGTCCCTGTGGGAGCAGGCTTGCCAGTTCCCACAGGTTTTATGCGTTTGATCAGAACGATGACTGGATCTTGATCCCGCCAATCAGCGCGTCGTCGACCTTGTCCACGCCACCGGGGTGGCGGATGTATTGCAGGTTCGGGCGCACGGTCAGCCAGTTGGTGACGTGCACGCCGTAATAGAGCTCGCTGCTGTATTCGGTGTCTTGCGGGGGCAGGAACGACGGATCGTCGAAGTCGAAGGCGGCGCGGGCCTGGTTGGTGGCCTCGGCGTTCTTGCGGTAGGCCGGGTTGACGTGGACACGGGCCAGCGCGAAGCCGATATCGTCTTTGGCGCGGGCATCGAACAGGCCTTTGTAGACGACACCGGCCTGGACATAGTTGTCGATGGCGTTGGTCTTCTTGTCGTGCATCGTGGCGTTGGCGAACACACTCAGGCCGCGTGAATTGTCGCTGGCGCGGCTGGTCAGTTGCTGCTGAATACCGAGCCATACGCCATGTTTGCTCGATGCACTGCGGTAAGCCTCGCCGCTCAGGGCGGCCGGCTGGCCATTGCCGTCCTTATAAACGTCGCTGGCCTTGGCGCTGCTGTAGTAGTAACCGGCGCGGTATTCACCCGGCAGGCCGTTGAGCTTCGGGGTCCAGACCAGTTCTACCGGCAGGATTGCGCCCTGAGTGCCGCTGCCGCTGAGCTTGAAACCGTTGCCGCGATCCAGATTGGACGGGTTTTGCTCGTAAGCCCCGACTTGTGCGTAAAGCTCGGGCGTCAGGTGATATTTGACGCGCATGGCCCACTGGCTGACGGGCCAGTTGTACCAGATGCCACCGACCCAGTTACCGACCTGGGAGCCGCAGAACGCCAGGTTCTGGAAGTCGCAGGGGAAGCTGTTGAAGTCTTCACCCTCGCCAAAGCGGCCGACCTTGATGTCGAGCTTCTGGTCGAAGAATTTCTGCTGGTACCACATCTGCGTCAGGCGCCAGGTCTGGCCACGGCCCCAGACTTCTTGCGCCGAGGTGAAACCGCCGACACGCGGGTCGTTGATCCGGTCGTTGCTGATGTTGTTGCCATTGCGTTCGGTGATGGTCAGCTGAAATTCAGCGTCGTCCCAACCCAGAATCTTCTGCAAGTCCAGGTGAGTGCCCAAGGCAAACTGATCGCTGTAGCGCGCGGTACGGTCATGGTCGTAGCCACCGTGCAGATTGCTGCCCATTTCGCCGGTGTAATCGACTTTGAAGTCGTAGCCTTTTTCCGAAAGTTCGGTGCGAGTGCCGTTCCAGTCACCCAGCATCCATGGCGAGTTGCTATCGAAGGCTGGCGCGGCCTGGGCGCAAGTGGCAAGGCCCAGAGCGGTGAACCCGCTGATCAGCTTCAGGGCTTTTCGGCTGGACACAGCGGGTGAGACAGCGCTGTCTCGCGGAGTTTGAAAATCAGGCATAGAGAAGGAATTCTTGATCTTTTTCTAAAGGGGATGCGCTGAACGCAGCAGGAATGCAGCAGGGGAGAAGCGTTTCAGCTGGACGGGCGTAAGGATAATGTTCTGTAACACATTGAGAAAGGGCTTTTACTGACATGGATCATTTCGGATTTGGTAACAGTCGGCTGCGACCGGTCGCCGCAGTGCCAGGTGGCGCAAAAAAAAGGCGGACTGAATAGTCCGCCTCGCCATGTTTCAGGGCCGTTAATTCAACAGATAGACCGGGAAGCATTCACACAAATGCATCACCCGTCGACGGACATTGTCCAGCAGTGCCGCATTGGTCGGTTGCTCAAGCAGGTCGGCAATCAGGTTGGCCACTTCGGCGCATTCGGCTTCACCGAAGCCCCGCGTGGTCAGGGCGGGTGTACCAATGCGGATGCCGCTGGTGATCGCAGGTTTTTGCGGATCGTCGGGGATCGCGTTCTTGTTCAAGGTGATGTGGGCGCTCTCGAGCAACGCCTCGGCATCTTTTCCGGTGATGTTCTTCGCGCGCAGATCGAGCAGGAACATGTGGCAGTCGGTGCCCCCTGACACCACCCGCAGGCCGCGTCGAGTAAGGATATTCGCCATGGTCCTGGCGTTGTCGATGACGCGTTGCTGATAGTGCTTGAACTCATCGCCGAGGGCTTCGTTGAGCGCTACGGCCTTGGCGGCGATGACGTGCATCAGAGGTCCGCCCTGATAGACCGGGAATATCGTCTTGTCGAGCAACGCCGCATGTTCGCGTTTGGCCAGGATCAGACCACCCCGTGGGCCGCGCAGCGTTTTATGAGTGGTCGAGGTGACGAAGTCGGCAATGCCGACCGGCGAGGGGTACAGGCCGGCTGCGATGAGTCCGGCGTAGTGCGCCATGTCGACCATCAGGTACGCCCCGATTTCATCGCAGATGTTGCGAAAACGCTGGAAGTCGATGGTCCTTGAATACGCCGAGGCACCGGCAATGATCATTTTCGGTCGGTGTTCCCGGGCCAGGGCTTCCATCTCGGCGTAGTCGAGGGTTTCGCTGTGTTTTTCCAGGCCGTAAGAATAGGCGGTGTAGAACTTGCCGGAGAAGTTTACCGAGGCGCCATGGGTCAAGTGGCCGCCATCGGCCAGGGACATTCCCAGAATCGTGTCGCCAGGGTTGAGCACAGCGAGAAACACGGCCTGGTTGGCCTGGGAGCCGGAGTGCGGCTGGACGTTGGCATATTCGCTACCAAACAGTTTGCAGGCACGTTCGATGGCGAGGCTTTCAATCTCGTCGACCACTTTACAGCCACCGTAATAGCGCTTGCCTGGGTAGCCTTCGGCGTACTTGTTGGTCAGCACCGAACCTTGGGCTTCCAGCACTTCTTCGCTGACGTAGTTTTCCGAGGCGATCAACTCCAGGTGGGTTTCCTGGCGGTTGCGTTCGCGGCCGATCAGGCGAGCGAGGGTGGGGTCTAGATTCTGCAGGCTCATGGAGGGCATTCCTTTAAATGAGTGCTTCAGCCAAGGGGGCTGGCGCGTGACGCGGCAACACCCGTGACTGGCTTTTGCTGGTATCGGAAAGAAAAATGGACGTGTCTTTCAGACCGCTGCCGGTGATCAGCACCACGGCGGTTTGCGGCGTGTCGGGGTGTTCTTCGGCGTACTTGAGCAGACCGGCGAAGGCGCTGGCTGCCCCGGCTTCGGGGAAAACGCCGGTGCTGGCGGCCAGTCTGGACGCCGCTGCGACAATGCTCGGGTCACTGACACAGATGAACTCGCCCTCGCTGGCCGTTACCGCGCGCAAGGCCTTGAGACGGTCGCGCGGCAGGGCCACGTTGATGCTGCTGGCGAGGCTGGTAGGCGTAATGCGTTCGGTCTGCTGCATCGGCTGGTCGCTGCGCCAGGCTCGATACATGAAATTGCTGTTTTGCGCCTGTACGCCGATCAGCCGTGGCATGCGTTCAATCCAGCCCAGTTGCAGCAGATCGAAGAAGCCTTTGTACACCGAGCCCAGGATGCAGCCATTGCCGACTGGGACAAACACCAGGTCCGGGACTTGCCAGGCGAGCTGTTCGCACATCTCGAAAGCCACGGTTTTCTTGCCTTCGCTCATGTACGAATTGATGCCGGTGGTGCGGTTGTACCAGCCATGGGTTTCGCAGGCGTCGAAGCATTGTTCGAACGCTTCGTCGTATTGCCCATCGACCAGTACGATCTCGGCACCGTAGCCCTGCATTTGTGCGAGTTTCTCGCGGGGAGCACTTTTTGGCAGGTAAATCACGTTGCGCAGACCCAGGCTCGCGCTCATTCCGGCCAGCGCCGAAGCAGCGTTGCCAGTGCTGGCGACGGCGACGGTGCTCGCACCGGATTGCATCGCATGGGCTACAGCCAGGGCGCTGGCGCGATCCTTCAATGAGCCGGTAGGCTGCCGGGATTCATCCTTGATGAATACCTTGATTGGCGCCTCTCTGCCGAGCAATTCGGGACGTGAATACAACGGCGTGTTACCCACCAGTAATGGTGGAATGAACTGCGTGGAATTCAGCGGCATCAGCCGGTCATAACGCCACATTCCCCGGGCGTGGTCATGAGCCAGACTGTCCCGTGACCATTCGCGTGCCAGTGTCGGGTAATCGTAGAGCGCATCGAGAGCACCATCGATTTTGCAATGGGGGCAGTAGTAGCTGACTTCATGTGGCTGGTAGCGGCGTTCGCAAGCCAGGCACTGCAATACATACTCTCTGTAAGACTTCTTCATGGCCAACCCTTGAAAGTACGCTTCCCTGACAACGTCGGTTCAGCGCGGAAACACGGATCACTCCGATGCGCCGGACCGACGGGTACTTCGCTATCCGAAGATTTTTTTTCAGACCACCATGATGGCGTCGATGGCGACCAGGGTATTGCGCGCCAAGGCGCTGGCGCCGGCGGTGGTGCGGGCTGGATAAGGCTGGGTGAAATACTCTTCCATGACCCGGTTCAGGGTCGGGAACTCGCTCAGGTCCGTGATGAACGCAGTGACCTTGACCACGTTCGCCAGAGTGCCGCCCGCGGCTTCGGCCATCTGCGCCAGATTGTCCAGGGTCTGACGCAGTTGCCCTTCGAAATCCTGAGCCAGCACTTCATTGTTCAACGCCGAGACCGGGGTCTGTGCCGACAGGTAGATGGTCTGCCCATGACTGACCTTGATGCCTTGGGAGTAAGTGCCCAGAGGCAGCGGGGCCTTGTCGGTGAAGA
The Pseudomonas sp. GR 6-02 genome window above contains:
- a CDS encoding efflux RND transporter permease subunit, which gives rise to MGFNLSEWALRNRQIVLFLMLLLAVVGALSYTKLGQSEDPPFTFKAMVIRTNWPGATAEEVSRQVTERIEKKLMETGEYERITSFSRPGESQVTFMARDSMHSVDIPDLWYQVRKKIGDIRQTLPPGIQGPFFNDEFGTTFGNIYALTGEGFDYAVLKDYADRIQIQLQRVKDVGKVDLLGLQDEKVWIELSNVKLATLGVPLAAVQQALEEQNAMSTAGFFETTSERLQLRVSGNFQTVDEIKNFPIRVADRTFRIGDVADVRRGFNDPPAPRMRFMAEDAIGLAVAMKDGGDILVLGKALEIEFARIQQNLPAGMQLRKVSDQPAAVKTGVGEFVQVLVEALAIVLLVSFFSLGVRTGMVVALAIPLVLAMTFACMYYLGIGLHKISLGALVLALGLLVDDAIIAVEMMAIKMEQGFDRIKAASYAWTSTAFPMLTGTLITAAGFLPIATAQSGTGEYTRSIFQVVTIALLASWVAAVVFVPYLGEKLLPDLAKIHAAKHGTGDGQPDPYGTPFYQRVRRLVEWCVRRRKTVIVLTIVMFVASVVLFRFVPQQFFPASGRLELMVDLKLAEGASLSNTAEEVKRLEGLLKDHAGIDNYVAYVGTGSPRFYLPLDQQLPAASFAQFVVLAKTIEDREALRTWLIETLNEQFPALRSRVTRLENGPPVGYPVQFRVTGENIADVRALARKVAAKVRENPHVANVHLDWEEPSKVVYLNVDQDRARALGVSTANLSGFLRSSLTGSSVSQYREDNELIEILLRGTVHERTELALLPSLAVPTDNGRSVALSQIATLEYGFEEGIIWHRNRLPNVTVRADIYGKEQPATLVQQIMPTLDPIRAELPDGYLLEVGGTVEDSARGQNSVKAGVPLFIVVVLTLLMLQLRSFSRTAMVFLTAPLGLIGVTLFLMVFRQPFGFVAMLGTIALSGMIMRNSVILVDQIEQDIAAGLKPWQAIIEATVRRFRPIVLTALAAVLAMIPLSRSVFFGPMAVAIMGGLIVATALTLLFLPALYAAWFRVKKEPV
- the lon gene encoding endopeptidase La; amino-acid sequence: MTDQQEFPEDPSEYAETDNAEHHAPGKGLTLPGQNLPDKVYIIPIHNRPFFPAQVLPVIVNEEPWAETLELVSQSDHHSLALFFMDAPQDNPRHFDTKALPEYGTLVKVHHASRENGKLQFVAQGLTRVRIKTWLKHHRPPYLVEVEYPHQPTEPTDEVKAYGMALINAIKELLPLNPLYSEELKNYLNRFSPNDPSPLTDFAAALTSATGSELQEVLDCVPMLKRMEKVLPMLRKEVEVARLQKEISAEVNRKIGEHQREFFLKEQLKVIQQELGLTKDDRSADIEQFEQRLTGKVLSPQAQKRIVEEMNKLSILETGSPEYAVTRNYLDWATSVPWGVYGEDKLDLKHARKVLDKHHAGLDDIKDRILEFLAVGAYKGEISGSIVLLVGPPGVGKTSVGKSIAESLGRPFYRFSVGGMRDEAEIKGHRRTYIGAQPGKLVQALKDVEVMNPVIMLDEIDKMGQSYQGDPASALLETLDPEQNVEFLDHYLDLRLDLSKVLFVCTANTLDSIPGPLLDRMEVIRLSGYITEEKVAIAKRHLWPKQLEKAGVSKGNLSISDTALRALIDGYAREAGVRQLEKNLGKLVRKAVMKLLDEPKAVIKLGPKDLEASLGRPVFRNEQVLSGVGVITGLAWTSMGGATLPIEATRIHTLNRGFKLTGQLGDVMKESAEIAYSYVSSHLKQFGGDPTFFDEAFVHLHVPEGATPKDGPSAGVTMASALLSLARNQPPKKGVAMTGELTLTGHVLPIGGVREKVIAARRQKINELILPEPNRGNFEELPEYLKEGITVHFAKRFADVAKILF
- a CDS encoding glucose/quinate/shikimate family membrane-bound PQQ-dependent dehydrogenase: MSTDGALSRSRLLPTLLGILLLLMGLALLAGGIKLSMLGGSLYYLLAGIGLMVAGGLLLADRYAALSVYAMVLFASTVWALWEVGLDWWQLVPRLALLFTLGIVMLLPWFRRPLRRGDFNPVGTGVLSAAVVIAGIAALASLFTNPGEIKGQLDRDAVPGMSNTAPAMPDGDWNSYGRSAHGDRYSPLAQITPQNVSKLVPAWTFRTGDLPGPNDPGETTAENTPLKANGMLYVCTPHSQVIALDPDTGKEIWRFDPKLSTQNAANFKGWAHMTCRGVTYHDDAAYASEQSPTGTANAPVTSVCPRRIFLPTADTRLIALNADTGKMCEDFGNGGQVDLTANIGSFTPGGYYSTSPPAVTKDLVVIGGHVTDNVSTDEPSGVIRAFDVHTGKLVWNWDSGNPDDTTPIAEGKVYTRNSPNMWSMFAVDEKLGMLYLPMGNQTPDQFGGARTPESELHSAGLTALDIATGKVRWHFQFTHHDLWDMDVGGQPTLMDLKTADGVKPAVLASTKQGSIYVLDRSNGQPIVPINEIPVPQGAVEGDHTSPTQPMSDLNFVPPTLKERDMWGVTPFDQMLCRIDFKSLRYDGMFTPPSLQGSIVYPGNFGVFDWGGMSVDPVRQIAFVNPSYMAFKSKLIPAAEIAKQGPRVSETQGVQPNKGAPYGVILEALLSPMGLPCQAPAWGYVAAVDLTTHKTIWKHKNGTVRDSSPVPIPLSMGVPSLGGTFTTAGGVAFLSGTLDQYLRAYDVKNGKQLWEGRLPAGAQTTPMTYTGKDGKQYVLVVAGGHGSLGTKQGDYVIAYKLSE
- a CDS encoding carbohydrate porin, with amino-acid sequence MPDFQTPRDSAVSPAVSSRKALKLISGFTALGLATCAQAAPAFDSNSPWMLGDWNGTRTELSEKGYDFKVDYTGEMGSNLHGGYDHDRTARYSDQFALGTHLDLQKILGWDDAEFQLTITERNGNNISNDRINDPRVGGFTSAQEVWGRGQTWRLTQMWYQQKFFDQKLDIKVGRFGEGEDFNSFPCDFQNLAFCGSQVGNWVGGIWYNWPVSQWAMRVKYHLTPELYAQVGAYEQNPSNLDRGNGFKLSGSGTQGAILPVELVWTPKLNGLPGEYRAGYYYSSAKASDVYKDGNGQPAALSGEAYRSASSKHGVWLGIQQQLTSRASDNSRGLSVFANATMHDKKTNAIDNYVQAGVVYKGLFDARAKDDIGFALARVHVNPAYRKNAEATNQARAAFDFDDPSFLPPQDTEYSSELYYGVHVTNWLTVRPNLQYIRHPGGVDKVDDALIGGIKIQSSF
- the glyA gene encoding serine hydroxymethyltransferase gives rise to the protein MSLQNLDPTLARLIGRERNRQETHLELIASENYVSEEVLEAQGSVLTNKYAEGYPGKRYYGGCKVVDEIESLAIERACKLFGSEYANVQPHSGSQANQAVFLAVLNPGDTILGMSLADGGHLTHGASVNFSGKFYTAYSYGLEKHSETLDYAEMEALAREHRPKMIIAGASAYSRTIDFQRFRNICDEIGAYLMVDMAHYAGLIAAGLYPSPVGIADFVTSTTHKTLRGPRGGLILAKREHAALLDKTIFPVYQGGPLMHVIAAKAVALNEALGDEFKHYQQRVIDNARTMANILTRRGLRVVSGGTDCHMFLLDLRAKNITGKDAEALLESAHITLNKNAIPDDPQKPAITSGIRIGTPALTTRGFGEAECAEVANLIADLLEQPTNAALLDNVRRRVMHLCECFPVYLLN